One Succinivibrio dextrinosolvens DNA window includes the following coding sequences:
- a CDS encoding YcjX family protein: MSIFSDPIKTVDRLFDELSDSINEGVNRLFDKEIKIGVTGFSRGGKTAFITSLVNTILNFGNEGTSDRLPRFQEYETSGIYYGGIASNHDLSVPAFPYHEYYDGLVKPEPLWPVATDNISEIRLEIRFRENRLLMPGEHRSLYLDIWDYPGEWLIDLVLLDLSYEDFSSMMLSQVRKLSSIIPQSKELLALGDRLDPCKSPDPRLLKESVEQYVQWLLDCKRAGMSLIVPSRQVLPGNLLGAPIIEFMPWLWVIPSSYSKDSLYGVMKKRYDSYKKDIVENFYETMFSKLDRQVILIDCFAALNGGREAFVNVNDTFETLLKNFSYGENNLLQRIFSPKIDKVIFAATKADQVTYDEEKHLLSLLRSMVTSASHEIRGQSTNCQYMVLSSIAATKCLEVNYQGRNTQVLSTGREGDNYFYPGSVPSQWSEQSMADFQKHFIMRQLPPPLMNPGDPIPNINMDVMLSYLLKDKL, encoded by the coding sequence ATGAGCATTTTCTCTGATCCCATCAAAACCGTAGATCGTCTTTTTGATGAGCTTTCAGACAGCATCAATGAAGGTGTAAACCGTCTCTTTGATAAAGAGATAAAGATTGGAGTAACTGGTTTTTCCCGAGGAGGAAAAACTGCGTTTATAACCTCTTTAGTAAATACCATTTTAAACTTTGGAAATGAAGGTACCTCTGACAGATTACCAAGATTCCAAGAATACGAGACATCCGGAATCTATTACGGAGGTATTGCTTCGAATCATGACTTATCTGTTCCAGCCTTTCCTTATCATGAATATTACGATGGACTTGTAAAGCCAGAGCCTCTCTGGCCTGTTGCAACCGACAATATCAGTGAAATCCGACTTGAAATAAGATTTAGGGAAAATCGTCTTCTGATGCCAGGAGAGCATCGCAGTCTTTATCTTGATATCTGGGATTATCCTGGAGAATGGCTTATTGATCTAGTGCTGCTGGACCTCTCATATGAGGATTTCAGCAGCATGATGCTATCTCAGGTTAGAAAACTCTCTTCAATTATTCCTCAAAGTAAAGAGCTTCTAGCTTTAGGAGACAGACTTGACCCCTGTAAGTCACCAGATCCCCGTCTCTTAAAGGAAAGTGTAGAGCAGTATGTACAGTGGCTTTTAGATTGTAAAAGGGCAGGAATGTCTCTTATAGTCCCAAGCCGTCAGGTGCTTCCGGGAAATCTTTTAGGTGCTCCTATTATCGAGTTTATGCCATGGCTTTGGGTGATACCATCTTCATATTCAAAGGATTCTCTTTACGGAGTAATGAAAAAAAGATATGACTCCTATAAAAAGGATATTGTAGAGAATTTCTATGAAACCATGTTTTCAAAGCTTGACCGCCAGGTGATTCTCATTGACTGTTTTGCAGCACTAAACGGTGGTCGTGAAGCCTTTGTAAACGTAAATGATACCTTTGAAACCTTACTTAAGAATTTCTCCTATGGCGAGAATAATCTTCTGCAGAGGATATTTTCACCAAAGATAGACAAGGTTATCTTTGCTGCCACCAAAGCCGACCAGGTCACCTATGACGAGGAGAAACATTTATTATCTCTTTTACGTTCCATGGTTACCTCAGCCTCTCATGAAATTCGCGGACAGAGCACTAACTGTCAGTATATGGTGCTCTCTTCAATTGCCGCCACGAAATGTCTTGAGGTTAACTATCAGGGCAGAAATACCCAGGTACTTTCAACTGGCCGTGAGGGGGATAATTACTTTTATCCTGGCTCAGTTCCATCACAGTGGTCAGAGCAGAGCATGGCAGATTTTCAGAAGCATTTCATTATGCGACAGCTACCTCCTCCTCTTATGAATCCTGGTGATCCCATTCCTAATATCAACATGGATGTAATGCTGAGTTATCTTTTAAAGGACAAACTATGA